A region of the Arachis hypogaea cultivar Tifrunner chromosome 15, arahy.Tifrunner.gnm2.J5K5, whole genome shotgun sequence genome:
aacccaaaaatacttttccataaccaataatatgcacacttccctgcaattccttgagagacgacccaaagtTTAAATACTTTCGGTTTTTATTGGGTttgacttaagtgacaaacaaattaaactttgattgaggattgtttgtcagtttggatctatacttcgatggaattattttgtgaaaattcctaaccgacgattTTCCTACATCAAAGCCATAGTTTTTGGATTAGAACAAAAGGAACATGCAGTaaacattagttaaataatgaaaaaaatccatattgagatatctaaaacgacattaattttcaatctttggatagaaaaattaactgtaagtgatattctcattgcagtaatcaaatattgtcaaaatttctGTCACACATTAAGCATTTCTTTGGACCGACTGAATGCGCACATGAAAACTTAAAtttcgcaacctatttattaccgcatatattttctattaattggccaaacaataaccttcctttgggccgattattgattgcataattaatagaaaataaataaaagtgtacAATACTTATTATTTgaccaaacaataaacttcctttgggtCAATTATTGTccgcataaataataagcattattttattcttaattagttaccaAACATGTATTTACCATCAATATATGTATGTAATTCGATCAAATATAGACCTTTCTTTAGGTtgaccaatattcgcatgaattacatatcattatatttttaatattttaaataaattaattttcacaaaagaggctactttaacagcataatgttcaatcaatttattcaaaaatcaaatctttataaaattaGTGGGTATAATAATCCTTATATCTCAAGAGGATAATTAATCAATGTTGTACCAAATTAATGGCACACACAATTAAATCTAAgacaattataatttaataatattttataaatattttagaatatttattataccaaaaaaaaaataactctaaCAAATCGGTctcatacaaaatatatatatatgtatataagtataCCTTAATGTATAACCaaataatgataatatatataaatattcatacataataatacacatatatatgcATATAAGGAACTGCAATCCACGCGATTAGCATAAAAAAAGTTAATCTCTGTATTCGTCCAACAGTAACAACTACATACGACGCACACacataataaaatatatgtgTGTGACACCAATGAACAGAATTATAGCCGACTAttcttaattataattttgttgcatagcaatatTCAATGTAGGCAGCGCATACATATACAtgtatcaataaaaaaaataaaattgaatattttttatgattaaattatgaatggttctgataccacttgttggaataaattatttCAATAACTCAAATTATCCATAttgaatcacaaaaaatatatcataatgtggaagcgtacctttactcatagaaattaaaaattagacAGAAAGATTGTTTcagtcttgtggttctttcgatctttctCAACCAAAGCCTTTTGTATCCCTAATAGAGCTGAATGGTGACTCTTCTGATGGAGAAAGAGCGACAAAGGCAGTTTTGGTATATTTGGGACCGAAACTCTGaaggcactatttatatttgagcatggcactcATTGAACCCTAAagtccaaataaaatagtatctaaagttcAAAAAATAagatatctaaaatccaaaagataattatctaaagaacaaaagataatatttggttttattctcatttaatttcaaatgaaaagtaattatgacttattcaatttagcatttataacaataaatgagattaccattatataagtcatttaatttgaaataccacaatttgtgattataattaatatatggattgcccacaaacaaattaaaaaattaaaataatttcctaacatttTGTGGATGACAAAATAATTCGGATACATTTTTTGTGGTTTATCCTATGTTAAAGTTAAGTGAATTATTATCAGCACAAAACACTTTTTCAAACAAGATAACAACGAAAGAGTGAATCACTAAGACGTTGAATACAAGAATGTTATCATTGTCAACCTCAAGGATCACTTTAACTTTTAGGTACTTCTCTCCAAATCCCTAATTTTGTTCCACACTTCACTCtcctttgtttcctttccttcctCTTATCTTCAATCTCATCTCTTCACTCTccttcctttcctttccttcctcttcatcttcaatcTCATCCCTTCACTCTCATTCTAAACTTCCATCCAATCGCCAAGTTAATAAAAGTAGAGTCAGGCATGGACTCAACTTGTAGTATGAGGGCACTTGCCcccactttatttttatttttatttttttaaaaaataattatatataatatgtttctattttaaattttaaatgattccattacaaataaattaaattcaattggtcaaaattttaaatttattttttaattttttattattttaactattatttaatcTAATCAAATTTAGTTTTTAGGTCGTCGCTCTTTTATTTCCTtaaatctctttcttatttttatactttcAACATTCTTGTTCAATTTTTTGTCTAGtggtcatcttctcttcatcaaaaagtaaattttaaattctttatattttttgtctatgaatctttcaattttattgtttctctttttaaaattttcaattgtaaattttaattcaaacaattataatttAAGTATTAAtataatgttttattttcttcatgactttatatattttattttattctcaatttattcattcttattacttattttatatcttttattctattatatgtacttatattgcatataaaattttaaaatgaattgattaatttactaatttagaatatattttttatttttagaaatagtgatgaaaaaatatttaaattacaacaCATAATTAAACAGATGCATAAAATCTTTCAtctaatattatatcaaaattaaattaattaaaaatatataacaaatttaattatttaaaaaaaaagaaaaaaattataaattatatttctattattttatataaacatactctttatatacaaatttaatttttctagtattcATAAATAATTCTAGTTTCGAATTATAAATATTAGTATATTATTAGCTGTTAATGTGCTAAACTGTTAATTGATttagtcttttattattaaatatgtataaaaaattagttagggtaataaattttttataatttaattaaaatattttaaattcaagttttaaaaataaaaaatattttttataaattatatataatgaataatattttaaaaataaaagcgtttactaactttttaatttttatattttcatataattaataatattcaacaaattttattttagtgtatatatttttgcccccacttttaaaattttctgggtccgtcactgagTAGCGTTAATTATCAATTTGATATCTGAAAAATTCACGTGCTGACAAAAAAGTCCCTAAAAGATTTCTTGACAAAAGAGTCTTTGAATGATTTAAAATTGTGACAAAAATaaccaataaatattatattttttataagtgacAAAAACTTTTATATTTAGCAAATGATAAATCCATTTGatcttaattttgtgacaacatttaaataaatattttataaggtGCATAAAAAGGTTTGGAACAAAATTtgatctctatttttttttttcaaaataatgtggTCATTCtcgatgaaaatttttataaaaaatttacttgACATAAAGTTACCAAAATTTAAGAATGAAAAGATCTTATTTTCTAATAATGTgtacaaaaatttatattaaaatttgacccctaaaattatattttagaatatatatttaatatctagcttttttgtgtgtttttaaaCCTTTAAGAAGCTTATTTGTCATTAGCATCTTTTGAGGTTATTTTTATTAGCGATGTAAATTTTCGAGTACCATTTTTGCTGCTGGCCAATAGGTTGCTGTATGCAAAAGACGGAATTCGAACctcgacacttgtttaagcagaCAAGTGAATTGACTACTTGACCCATCCAATTTGGTTATTTGGTAAAAGAAGCTAATTCTTGGGAAtgaatcctctcaattttttttcaattgatggaataaaatgtgattttttaaccCTTCAATATTTTCTCTTGGTTCTATCTATAACATATATAGTGAGAGATCACATTTTATTCcctcaagtaaaaaaaaattgagagaatccaatttcttaattttttagttttgacaaattttaaatgtaaaaacaagtaaataaagaataaatatgTATCTCCACCCCACAATTTCTTCTGAAGACTAGGAGGtcccaacaaaaaaaaatattcatttcgacccttgttctttaatatTGTGAGACTAATTAGTTCTCATGTTAATGATATCTTTTCGGAATATGTTTATGTGATACGTTAATCatgaatatatttttaatttaatttttataagtaaaaataaattaaaaattactaatatttcttaattttatatagtAAAATTAGCAATGTATTTAAAAAAggtaacaaaaatataaaaaaaatctaaacgaCCTTAACAATTACCCAAAACATAACGAGACtcctaataaaaaaatctatcaatcttaattagtttttaatagataaatcaataatttaatatgtcacgcatatttattttattaatataaaaaaatattaacaaaaagacTATTCAACTTCacaaaaataaagattaaaagtCGAAAacgtacttttttttttattaaacctTGTTGCGAGGGACGTTTAAGATTTTCTCTTAAAAGAATAATCTCCAATAAATTTGATATTACTCTCATTCTCTAATATATTTggctgaaaagaaaaaaataaataaataaattgaatgtatttttatttttttaaatatatttgaataaaaaatattataaaaaaataatttcattcttataatataaaatatattaaaaaaacaaaagaataatattaataataaaaaaacataacaagttttttatttttttatttttaatattaaaaaaaattattaaatcccATCAACTTTTTGCATTTTTCAAGTTTTTATTCCTAATTTTTCTCCTCATACCGAACAATAAAAAAGAAccatttttctttcaattacgTTTCCGCCCTTTTTCTTTGCTTCTATCTTCCTCTTGAGTTTTGATTGCAAGAATGTTGTCATTGTTCTCATCCTCACCAATCAAAttagagaaagtatagggagccaatgacctaagcatacaatgtgtacaatgaaggtttaaaaaatattagagatattattattagtgttacattgttctgtcaggttacgcttttgggatgagtggtttcaggacATGGTATAAGAATTCCAGATCTAGAAAGTCAggagttcgaaccttggtgaactCAAAAttacatgagatgtttattatccctagtatccAGATGATTATCttaggccattggctccctagcactacTCATCAAATTAAGGTTTGCTTTTCAATTCCCAAATTCTGTTCCCCACTCCGCTCTCCTTCTTTGCTTCCCTTCAACTTCATCCCTACACTCTCACTCTCAGCCCCAATCACTTGATGAAGCTGTTGATTCCTTCACTCGCATGCTCTTTATGCGTCCTCCTCCATCCATCATCCAATTCACCAAGATTTTGGGATCTCTTGCCAATACCAACCATTTCCCCACCGCCATTTCCCTTTTTCAGCAATTGCAAGCCAGAGGAATCGCTCCCGACTTATTTACTTTGAACATCCTAATTAATTGTTGTTGCGGCATGGGTCGTATGTCGCTTGCTTTCTCTGTATTGGCCAAGATTTTCAGGATGGGTTTTCAACCTGATACGGTAACATTGACAACAATCTTGAAAGGTCTCTGTCTCTCTAGTAATGTTGAAAAAACACTACACTTTCATGACAGAGTGTTGGCTCATGGATTTCACTTCGACCAAGTCACTTATGGGACCTTGATTAATGGACTCTGTAAGACCGGACACACATCTGCTGCTATTCAAGTGTTGAGAAAGATCCCACGGTATGGCATTGCTCCTGATGTCTTCATGTACAGCGCAATTATTGATAGCCTCTGCAAGGATACACTTGTATGTCAGGCTTTTCATTTATTCTCTGAAATGCTTGCTAAGGGAATTTCTCCCGATGTTATCACATACAATTCTCTCATTTTTTGGATTGTGTATTGAGGGTCAATATAAGGAAGCCATTGATTTGTTAAGTGATATGGTGCTTAGAAACATTACTCCTAATGTTTATGCCTATAATACTTTGATTGATGGGCTATGCAAGGAAGGAAAGATCAAAGATGCTAAGAGTGTATTGGCTGTAATGGCAAAACATGGTGTGAAACCAGATGTGGTTACTTATACCAGCTTAATGGATGGGTATTGTTTGGTTAATCAGGTAAATAAGGCAAAATATATATTCAACACAATGGCCCAAAGTAGAGTGTCACTCGATGTTCAAAGTTACAGTATCATGATTAATGGCTTCTGCAAAAGTAAAATGGTCGATGAAGCCTTGAATCTCTATGAAAAATGCGTCGCAAGAACTTGGTTCCAGACACGGTAACTTACAACACTCTTTTTGATGGCTTGAGCAAATCGAAGAGAATCTCCCGTGCTTTGGAGCTTCTTGTCGAGATGCATGATAGAGGACAACCCGCTGATGTAATCACTTACAATTCGTTGTTGGATGGGATGTTCAAAAACCAACAACCTAACAAGGCACTTATGTTATTCAATCAAATGAAAGAGTGTGCCATTAATCCGGATATATGCACGTACAATATACTTATAGATGGCCTATGCAAAGGTGGAAGACTTATATATGCAACAGAGATTTTTCAAGATCTTTCCCTTAAAGGCTATTGTCCAAATGTGAGGACATATACTATTATGATCAATGGGCTCTGCAAAGAGGGCTTGTTTGAAGAAGCATTGGCACTCTTGTCAAAAATGGAAGGCAATGGTTGCTTACCCGATGCTGTGACTTTTGAAACTGTTATTCGTGCtttgtttgaaaaagatgagattgacATGGCGGAGAAACTTCTTCGGGAAATGGTTGCTAGAGGCTTATTGAATTGATAAAAGAAGGTAAGATACATCAACTCGAATTGAAATTACATCTCATTGTTGCTGAATATGTATCATAGTTTTGTAAATTATGTGTTTGTTGGGTCAGAGGACTTTGGCAATGCcataacattaattaattttgcACTTTCGATTTTTGCAATTGCTATCATCCTTTTGAATTCCACTACTTTATTGATTCTTTAGTTGATATTCCTAGTTATAACTTAC
Encoded here:
- the LOC112750975 gene encoding uncharacterized protein is translated as MRRKNLVPDTVTYNTLFDGLSKSKRISRALELLVEMHDRGQPADVITYNSLLDGMFKNQQPNKALMLFNQMKECAINPDICTYNILIDGLCKGGRLIYATEIFQDLSLKGYCPNVRTYTIMINGLCKEGLFEEALALLSKMEGNGCLPDAVTFETVIRALFEKDEIDMAEKLLREMVARGLLN